From Streptomyces sp. TLI_105, the proteins below share one genomic window:
- a CDS encoding DUF6629 family protein, giving the protein MCWSATADLWTGLGIGAVGVVSLASVRRPGDVPLAALPLLLGAHQVVEAAVWHAGGGTGPATLVWAVIALPLLPLLVPLGVLAAARPADRPRLLVPLAAGLVTASVLAYRLAVRPVSAEIRGHTLGYAVDLPHAPLVLTGYLLATVGALLLARDRLLRTLGLLTGLGAAVCALLWRTEFVSTWCALAAAASLLLLAWARGRRPVASPDGSEPVRP; this is encoded by the coding sequence ATGTGCTGGAGTGCGACCGCCGACCTCTGGACGGGCCTCGGGATCGGCGCCGTCGGTGTCGTCTCCCTGGCCTCCGTACGCCGCCCCGGGGACGTGCCGCTCGCCGCCCTGCCCCTGCTCCTCGGTGCCCACCAGGTCGTGGAGGCCGCCGTCTGGCACGCCGGCGGCGGAACCGGGCCCGCCACCCTCGTCTGGGCCGTGATCGCCCTCCCCCTGCTGCCCCTCTTGGTGCCCCTCGGAGTCCTCGCCGCGGCCCGCCCCGCCGACCGGCCGCGCCTGCTCGTGCCGCTCGCCGCCGGCCTCGTGACCGCCTCCGTCCTCGCGTACCGCCTCGCCGTCCGCCCCGTCTCGGCCGAGATCCGGGGCCACACCCTCGGCTACGCCGTCGACCTGCCGCACGCGCCGCTGGTCCTCACCGGATACCTGCTCGCCACCGTCGGGGCGCTGCTCCTCGCCCGCGACCGGCTCCTGCGGACCCTCGGACTCCTCACCGGCCTCGGAGCGGCCGTCTGCGCCCTCCTGTGGCGCACCGAGTTCGTCTCCACCTGGTGCGCCCTCGCGGCGGCCGCCTCGCTGCTGCTGCTCGCCTGGGCACGCGGGCGGCGGCCGGTGGCGTCCCCGGACGGATCCGAGCCCGTCCGACCGTAA